One stretch of Chryseobacterium sp. LJ668 DNA includes these proteins:
- a CDS encoding IS1096 element passenger TnpR family protein: MVYKIRVILDTKEDIFRDVEIKGKQTLWNLHLGIKSAFNLSGDELSTFNLLEEDGTIVKSVPLEDMSDEGDGEIMSDVYIDEAFEATGDKAQFQYGLLDLWEFFCELVEVIEETKGVNYPITVYRFGNAPLKAPSKSGPGSKNKKSAMPLMDDDFGFEDDFVGGSFADEDDDSFDDDEDDDYNDDVFDDEDDSDEDRI, translated from the coding sequence ATGGTTTACAAAATCCGTGTAATATTAGATACAAAAGAAGATATTTTCCGTGATGTCGAAATTAAAGGAAAACAAACGCTGTGGAACCTGCATTTAGGAATCAAAAGTGCTTTTAACCTTAGTGGTGATGAGCTCTCTACTTTTAACCTCCTGGAAGAAGATGGTACCATTGTGAAGAGTGTTCCTTTGGAAGATATGAGTGATGAGGGTGATGGCGAAATAATGTCAGACGTTTACATCGATGAAGCATTTGAAGCAACTGGTGACAAAGCTCAGTTCCAGTATGGTTTGCTAGATTTATGGGAGTTTTTCTGCGAGCTTGTAGAAGTGATAGAAGAAACAAAAGGTGTCAATTACCCGATCACAGTATACAGATTCGGGAATGCTCCATTAAAAGCTCCAAGCAAAAGCGGCCCTGGCTCAAAAAACAAAAAATCAGCAATGCCTTTGATGGATGACGATTTTGGATTTGAAGATGATTTTGTTGGAGGCAGCTTCGCAGATGAAGATGATGACAGTTTTGATGATGATGAAGATGACGATTATAATGATGATGTCTTCGATGATGAAGATGACAGCGACGAAGACAGAATCTAA
- a CDS encoding sensor histidine kinase — MRFYRLSFISSCLLTIVMLALVIIFDALNEKYYQNSFFKMGFVLCIIAMFVINYIVLELLFSYYAKKQVRNISKILPEEIVYDNQENITLKELGERFSDFNQQKVTEMEVMKKMESYRKEYIGNVSHELKTPLFSIQGYVETLSEGGVENLNIRDKYLERIGISVERLIAIVNDLDMINRLEAGEIDVTVSKFDVNILVKEIFDLLDLEAEKNNTVLQLQTLHSQIFVEADKQKISQVFINLISNAIHYANRQEAKVVVKTSVLRNKVLIEVIDNGMGIKEELLPRIFERFYRVETSRSRRQGGSGLGLAIVKHILEAHNENITVESVYLEGTKFSFMLEKSK; from the coding sequence TTGAGGTTTTACAGACTTAGTTTCATATCATCATGTCTATTAACGATCGTGATGCTTGCTTTGGTCATCATTTTTGATGCACTGAACGAAAAATATTACCAAAACTCATTTTTTAAAATGGGTTTTGTCCTGTGTATTATTGCGATGTTTGTCATCAATTACATCGTGCTCGAACTTCTTTTTAGTTATTATGCTAAAAAGCAGGTAAGGAACATTTCTAAGATTTTACCGGAAGAGATTGTGTATGACAATCAGGAAAACATCACGCTGAAAGAATTGGGTGAAAGATTTTCAGATTTCAACCAGCAGAAGGTTACCGAGATGGAAGTGATGAAAAAAATGGAGAGTTACCGTAAAGAATACATCGGCAATGTTTCGCATGAGCTCAAAACTCCGCTTTTTTCCATTCAGGGATATGTAGAAACGCTAAGCGAGGGCGGTGTGGAAAATCTCAACATCAGAGACAAATATCTTGAAAGAATCGGAATTTCTGTGGAAAGGCTGATTGCCATCGTTAATGATCTGGATATGATTAACAGGCTGGAAGCAGGAGAAATAGATGTTACCGTTTCGAAATTTGATGTTAATATTCTAGTCAAAGAAATCTTCGACCTTCTAGATCTCGAAGCCGAGAAAAACAATACGGTTCTGCAGCTGCAGACTCTGCACAGCCAGATTTTCGTTGAAGCTGACAAGCAAAAAATATCACAGGTTTTTATTAATCTGATTTCAAATGCCATTCACTATGCCAACCGGCAGGAAGCGAAAGTAGTCGTAAAAACCAGCGTTCTTAGAAATAAGGTCCTCATCGAGGTCATCGACAACGGAATGGGAATTAAAGAAGAGCTTCTCCCAAGAATTTTTGAACGTTTTTACCGTGTAGAAACCAGCCGAAGCCGCAGACAGGGTGGTTCAGGTTTAGGACTTGCCATCGTAAAGCACATATTAGAAGCACATAACGAAAACATTACGGTCGAGAGTGTATATCTTGAGGGCACCAAATTCAGTTTCATGCTCGAAAAAAGCAAATAG
- a CDS encoding response regulator, which yields MNQKKILLIDDELDILEILSYNLEKEGYDIYTATNGNEGIEKAKEIIPDLILLDVMMPEKDGIETCQELRKVKELQKSLIVFLSARSEEFSQLAGFQAGANDYIVKLIKPKILISKVNALLQLTSQVSDNAKLIEVGDLIIDKDNFRVSKSGQQFLLPKKEFDLLYLLASNTEKVFKREEILERVWGNDVIVGERTIDVHIRRLREKLGINTIQTLKGIGYKLIV from the coding sequence ATGAACCAAAAAAAGATTCTATTGATTGATGATGAACTGGATATTCTCGAAATTCTTTCATACAACTTAGAAAAAGAAGGCTACGATATTTATACTGCCACAAACGGAAACGAGGGTATAGAAAAAGCCAAAGAGATTATCCCGGATCTTATCTTATTAGATGTCATGATGCCGGAAAAAGACGGTATAGAAACTTGTCAGGAACTGCGTAAAGTAAAAGAACTTCAAAAAAGCCTTATCGTATTTCTTTCTGCAAGAAGTGAAGAGTTTTCTCAGTTGGCAGGTTTTCAGGCAGGTGCCAACGATTACATTGTAAAACTAATCAAACCAAAAATTCTTATTTCTAAAGTAAATGCATTATTACAGTTGACCTCTCAGGTTTCTGATAATGCAAAACTGATTGAAGTAGGTGATCTGATTATTGATAAAGATAATTTTAGAGTTTCAAAAAGCGGCCAGCAGTTTTTACTTCCCAAAAAAGAATTTGATCTTTTATATCTGTTAGCTTCAAATACCGAAAAAGTATTCAAAAGAGAAGAAATTTTAGAAAGAGTATGGGGAAATGATGTCATCGTAGGTGAAAGAACAATTGACGTACACATCAGAAGGCTGAGAGAAAAATTAGGAATCAATACCATCCAGACATTAAAAGGAATAGGATATAAACTGATTGTTTAA
- a CDS encoding TonB-dependent receptor plug domain-containing protein, with protein MKIYKLSIAVLFLSGSVFYAQEKVQDTVKKEKRIEGVVIQGSTNKKTETAVLGEQKRAIIQKQAISAEEISRKGISNVEQGLTKVTGITTVDGRGLFVRGLEERYNYLLINGLGSPSNNPFQKIVALKQFPTDVVGKLNIYKTFNSNLYGDFAGATFDIETLTMDRAFSKVEFSVGVNTLSTFRNNFKVAENADGLKGYLGLNSQDRRLPSEIRDSRPNGYQFTKEQSLNSFKDSWNVDNVKSMPNTSIGFTTAQKLKAGETGNIGILFSLNQSAKYSYRDGENNQFRDNGGVIQLSNLLNKKSYEYETESSALLGLAYKNKGTNVNLNAIYLQNSSNIVEDFVGYKNFSVQDIRFFRTNQQDISRFLDLQLTASQKISERHLFKAGASYVMNNYSQPDRKIFELTAPSDYNNALISYGANSFIRQYLDVDGRFYGSAYGEYSVFIGDKGERKDYPLQLSVGYNGFADVRQNSYRFIFGNPGTGSTSVAINIDQPQGTLNNSISNGSLFYSEGTDKYNYLSNIYQFVNAGYLNFDYKPNDTWDILVGGRIENDMRIIRYNPLGDSQTKNLTPNNYYFLPSVSIKKALNDRSNLRLSASKTITRPILIETMPLQYVNPDNTTIIGNANIKNSENYNIDLKWEYFPSNKEMFAVNLFAKRIDNAIERSFVSTGNASGMDITFFNAKKATLAGVELEGILSLGRISDALSKFTLGANATIMYSDVVRSDDQLKLEKPDENNYKGELRKRGLQGASPYTVNADLKYEYKNSNNLSQTLSLVYNVSGSKIYAVGSAGSDNYFERPYHILDFVYQNQLTKNWNVKFAVQNILDSKYRVELGDESYYPVQTNNNYAYNSYFNGVSFNFTVGYTF; from the coding sequence ATGAAAATTTATAAACTCAGCATTGCAGTCTTATTTTTATCCGGATCTGTATTTTACGCTCAAGAAAAAGTGCAAGATACAGTAAAGAAAGAAAAGAGAATTGAAGGAGTAGTAATTCAGGGAAGTACTAATAAGAAGACGGAAACTGCAGTCTTAGGTGAGCAGAAAAGAGCAATCATTCAGAAACAGGCGATCAGTGCCGAAGAAATTTCAAGAAAAGGAATCTCGAATGTTGAGCAAGGACTTACAAAGGTAACCGGTATCACAACGGTTGACGGAAGAGGATTATTTGTTCGTGGTCTTGAAGAAAGATACAATTACCTTTTAATTAACGGATTGGGATCACCATCAAACAACCCGTTTCAAAAAATTGTTGCTTTAAAGCAATTCCCGACAGATGTTGTGGGTAAGCTTAATATTTATAAAACGTTTAACTCAAATCTTTACGGAGATTTTGCGGGGGCAACTTTCGACATCGAAACACTAACAATGGACCGCGCTTTTTCTAAGGTAGAGTTTAGTGTGGGAGTAAATACTCTTAGCACATTCAGAAATAACTTTAAAGTAGCAGAAAACGCTGATGGCTTGAAGGGATATCTGGGACTAAATTCCCAAGATAGAAGATTGCCAAGTGAGATTAGAGATTCTCGTCCTAATGGTTATCAGTTTACGAAAGAGCAATCATTAAACTCATTCAAAGATTCTTGGAATGTTGATAATGTAAAATCTATGCCTAATACAAGTATTGGTTTTACTACCGCACAAAAACTGAAAGCTGGCGAAACAGGAAATATCGGTATTTTATTCTCTCTCAATCAGTCTGCTAAATATTCTTACCGAGATGGTGAAAATAATCAATTCAGAGATAACGGAGGTGTAATACAGTTGAGTAACTTATTAAATAAAAAAAGTTATGAATATGAAACTGAATCTTCAGCATTATTAGGATTAGCTTACAAAAATAAGGGAACAAATGTAAACTTGAATGCAATATACCTTCAAAATTCATCGAATATTGTTGAGGATTTTGTAGGTTACAAAAATTTCAGCGTTCAAGATATACGTTTTTTCAGAACAAATCAGCAGGATATTTCCAGATTTCTAGATTTGCAGCTGACTGCATCTCAAAAAATTTCTGAAAGGCATTTATTTAAAGCAGGAGCAAGCTACGTAATGAATAATTACAGTCAGCCAGACAGAAAGATTTTTGAACTTACTGCACCATCAGATTACAACAATGCATTAATTTCTTACGGAGCAAATAGTTTCATAAGACAGTATCTGGATGTTGATGGCAGATTTTACGGCTCAGCTTACGGAGAATACTCTGTGTTTATTGGTGATAAAGGAGAAAGAAAAGATTATCCTTTACAATTATCAGTAGGTTACAATGGGTTTGCTGATGTAAGACAAAATTCTTACCGTTTTATTTTCGGGAATCCTGGTACAGGAAGTACTTCAGTAGCAATTAATATTGATCAGCCTCAAGGTACTTTAAATAATTCAATTTCTAACGGAAGTCTTTTTTACAGTGAAGGTACTGATAAATATAATTATTTGTCAAACATCTATCAGTTTGTAAATGCAGGTTACCTGAATTTTGATTACAAGCCGAATGATACATGGGATATTCTGGTAGGTGGAAGAATTGAAAATGACATGAGAATAATCCGCTACAACCCTCTCGGTGATTCTCAAACTAAAAACTTAACACCTAATAACTATTATTTTCTACCTTCTGTATCGATCAAAAAAGCTTTAAATGACAGAAGCAATTTGAGATTATCAGCGAGCAAAACAATTACGCGTCCTATCCTTATTGAGACGATGCCGTTGCAATATGTGAATCCTGACAATACCACGATCATTGGTAATGCAAATATCAAAAATAGCGAAAACTACAATATCGATTTGAAATGGGAGTACTTTCCATCTAATAAAGAAATGTTTGCTGTTAACTTATTTGCTAAAAGAATAGACAATGCTATTGAACGTTCTTTTGTATCAACGGGTAACGCAAGTGGTATGGACATCACATTTTTCAATGCCAAAAAAGCAACTCTTGCAGGAGTAGAATTGGAAGGTATTCTTAGTTTGGGTAGAATTTCAGATGCTCTTAGTAAGTTCACATTGGGTGCCAATGCAACTATTATGTATTCAGATGTTGTGAGAAGTGATGATCAGTTAAAACTTGAAAAACCAGATGAAAATAACTACAAAGGAGAACTTAGAAAAAGAGGTCTTCAAGGTGCTTCACCGTACACCGTAAATGCAGACTTGAAATATGAATATAAAAATTCTAATAATCTTAGCCAGACATTATCATTAGTATACAATGTTTCAGGGTCCAAAATATATGCAGTAGGAAGCGCAGGTTCAGATAATTATTTCGAAAGACCTTATCACATTCTAGATTTTGTTTACCAAAATCAGTTAACAAAAAATTGGAATGTGAAATTTGCAGTTCAAAACATTCTTGACAGTAAATATCGTGTAGAATTGGGTGACGAAAGTTACTACCCTGTACAAACTAACAACAATTACGCTTATAACAGCTATTTCAATGGTGTATCGTTCAACTTCACAGTAGGATATACTTTCTAA
- the hemL gene encoding glutamate-1-semialdehyde 2,1-aminomutase, translated as MKYQRSSALFEEAYKYIPGGVNSPVRAFKSVGGVPVFMKSANGAYLTDADDHTYIDYINSWGPAILGHTHPEVLEALKIQAEKGFSFGAPTELETEIAKFITENVPNIDQIRMVSSGTEACMSAVRLARGFTRRDKIVKFEGCYHGHSDSFLIKAGSGAATFGNPNSPGVTAGTAKDTLLARYNDFEQVQDLFRHNQGEIAAIIIEPVAGNMGCVLPENNFLQNLRKICDEYGTLLIFDEVMTGFRLAFGGAQELYNVKADLVTYGKVIGGGLPVGAFAGRNEIMDHLAPKGAVYQAGTLSGNPLAMRAGLKTLQLIKNDEKFFTNLSKTTETLDFEIGKILNEKGIAHKINRKGSMMSVFFHINRVSNFDEAQQANHSLFNNFFHQMLTNGIYLPPSGYETYFISDAIKEKEIDMTLEAVRKFQYS; from the coding sequence ATGAAATATCAAAGAAGTTCAGCTCTATTTGAAGAAGCTTACAAATACATTCCGGGAGGTGTAAATTCACCTGTACGGGCATTTAAATCTGTTGGCGGAGTGCCTGTTTTTATGAAATCTGCTAACGGTGCCTATCTTACCGACGCGGATGACCATACCTACATTGACTATATCAATTCATGGGGTCCTGCGATTTTGGGACATACGCATCCGGAAGTTTTAGAAGCTTTAAAGATTCAGGCCGAGAAAGGCTTTTCTTTTGGTGCACCTACCGAACTGGAGACTGAAATCGCTAAATTCATTACAGAAAATGTTCCTAATATCGATCAAATAAGAATGGTTTCTTCCGGTACTGAAGCGTGTATGAGTGCGGTAAGATTGGCGAGAGGCTTTACGAGGAGAGATAAAATTGTAAAATTCGAGGGTTGCTATCATGGGCATTCAGATTCTTTCCTTATAAAAGCGGGTAGTGGTGCTGCCACGTTTGGAAACCCAAATTCTCCGGGAGTGACTGCAGGAACCGCGAAAGACACTTTGTTGGCAAGATATAACGATTTTGAGCAGGTTCAGGATCTTTTCAGACATAATCAGGGAGAAATTGCAGCTATAATTATCGAACCGGTAGCGGGAAATATGGGCTGCGTTTTACCGGAAAATAACTTCCTTCAGAATTTAAGGAAAATTTGTGACGAATACGGTACTCTATTGATTTTTGATGAGGTGATGACAGGTTTCAGATTAGCTTTTGGTGGTGCACAGGAACTGTACAACGTAAAAGCAGATTTGGTGACCTATGGAAAAGTAATCGGTGGTGGTTTGCCTGTCGGTGCTTTTGCCGGAAGAAACGAAATTATGGATCATCTGGCTCCAAAAGGCGCTGTTTATCAGGCAGGAACATTAAGCGGAAATCCTTTAGCAATGAGAGCTGGTTTAAAAACATTGCAGCTTATTAAAAATGATGAGAAATTCTTTACTAATCTTAGCAAAACTACAGAAACTTTAGATTTTGAAATTGGTAAAATTTTAAATGAAAAAGGAATTGCTCACAAAATCAACAGAAAAGGCTCGATGATGTCTGTATTTTTTCACATCAACAGGGTTTCTAATTTTGATGAAGCTCAGCAGGCCAATCATTCATTATTCAATAATTTTTTCCATCAGATGCTGACCAACGGAATTTATCTTCCACCGAGTGGCTATGAAACGTATTTCATCAGTGATGCGATTAAAGAAAAAGAAATTGATATGACTTTGGAAGCCGTAAGAAAATTTCAGTATTCTTAA
- a CDS encoding glucosaminidase domain-containing protein produces MKRLFLLISLLVLSKFSAQTWATEDQYIQKFAQYAVEEMEKYKIPASITLAQGLLETGGGQSRLALEGKNHFGIKCKEDWTGKTMKHTDDAPNECFRVYDDPKQSYEDHSIFLATRKYYTNLFNLDMKDYKAWAHGLKKAGYATNPRYASILIGKIERYKLYEFDEVNSAEVLYAVLKKYPDLKDDRTFMARLEPAKKEKKAMVPVTVKVPYKATSYAQQQKRVERIKTNAEILNSIIIKSHPNGGLKYVVIPADTNVQLIANKFKISDSKLIKWNDLQSDILKKDDILFLESKNSEGNTPTYKAESGENMHDIAQKFGVKLSKLYAKNRMDEGQKPSAGQLIYLIEKKPRN; encoded by the coding sequence ATGAAAAGACTTTTCTTACTTATAAGCCTTTTAGTTTTATCAAAATTCTCAGCTCAGACCTGGGCTACCGAAGATCAATATATTCAGAAATTTGCACAGTATGCAGTAGAAGAGATGGAAAAATACAAGATCCCGGCTTCAATTACGCTTGCACAGGGGCTTTTGGAAACAGGTGGCGGACAAAGCCGCTTAGCTCTTGAGGGTAAAAATCATTTCGGAATAAAATGCAAAGAAGACTGGACGGGCAAAACGATGAAGCATACCGACGACGCACCTAATGAATGTTTCCGAGTGTATGATGATCCCAAACAGTCGTACGAAGATCATTCTATTTTTTTGGCAACCAGAAAATACTACACCAATCTTTTTAATCTTGATATGAAAGACTATAAAGCCTGGGCTCACGGTCTGAAAAAAGCAGGATATGCAACAAATCCACGATATGCATCAATTCTTATTGGTAAAATTGAACGGTACAAATTATATGAATTTGATGAGGTAAATTCTGCAGAGGTTCTGTATGCCGTTCTGAAAAAATATCCTGATTTGAAAGATGACAGGACTTTTATGGCGCGCCTGGAGCCTGCAAAAAAAGAAAAAAAGGCTATGGTACCGGTAACTGTAAAAGTTCCTTATAAAGCTACTTCTTATGCACAACAGCAAAAAAGAGTGGAGCGCATTAAGACTAACGCTGAAATTCTCAACTCCATCATTATCAAAAGTCACCCTAATGGTGGTTTAAAATATGTCGTGATTCCTGCTGATACCAATGTTCAACTGATCGCCAATAAATTTAAAATCAGCGACAGCAAATTGATAAAATGGAATGATCTGCAGTCTGATATACTGAAGAAAGATGATATTTTATTTTTAGAATCAAAAAATTCTGAAGGGAATACTCCGACATACAAAGCCGAATCGGGTGAAAATATGCATGACATTGCTCAGAAATTCGGGGTAAAGCTTAGTAAGCTGTACGCTAAAAACAGAATGGATGAGGGACAGAAACCATCCGCCGGACAATTAATCTATCTGATCGAGAAAAAACCCAGAAACTAA
- a CDS encoding 1-aminocyclopropane-1-carboxylate deaminase/D-cysteine desulfhydrase, giving the protein MFLKIPEESALIQEIDIHKNVKLFMKREDLIHPQISGNKYWKLFFTVNNYLEYKPENPLIITFGGAYSNHISAVSAVGHSAGIPTLGIIRGEELEKKWKDNPTLASAKRNGMNLKFITREEYRHKEKLTVFLQQEFPDALIIPEGGTNKSAVMGIKMMLNTHTKDFDYLCTAVGTGGTIAGISEFCEENQKVIGFKVVEDASLEQKISELTSKRNFYLTDADLGGYGKINDDNIRFINDFKTNFEIPLDPVYTGKMMQKVFEMIDADYFSAGSKILCFHTGGLQGVEGANLLLEKQNRDLII; this is encoded by the coding sequence ATGTTTTTAAAAATTCCTGAAGAATCAGCTTTAATCCAAGAAATTGATATCCATAAAAATGTGAAACTTTTTATGAAGAGGGAAGATCTTATTCATCCTCAGATTTCAGGGAACAAATATTGGAAGCTGTTTTTTACGGTCAATAATTATCTTGAATATAAGCCCGAAAACCCATTAATTATTACTTTCGGCGGTGCCTATTCAAATCATATTTCGGCTGTATCTGCAGTTGGACATTCAGCGGGCATTCCAACTCTTGGAATCATCAGAGGAGAAGAACTTGAGAAAAAATGGAAAGATAATCCCACATTAGCTTCTGCTAAAAGAAACGGTATGAACCTGAAATTTATTACGCGTGAAGAATATCGGCACAAAGAGAAACTCACCGTATTTTTGCAGCAGGAATTTCCTGATGCTCTTATTATTCCTGAAGGAGGTACAAATAAAAGCGCTGTTATGGGAATCAAAATGATGCTCAATACCCATACAAAAGATTTTGATTATCTTTGCACCGCAGTAGGTACTGGTGGTACAATTGCCGGGATCTCAGAATTTTGTGAAGAAAACCAGAAAGTGATAGGATTTAAAGTTGTTGAAGATGCCTCATTAGAACAAAAAATTTCAGAATTAACCTCTAAGAGAAATTTTTATCTAACCGATGCTGATTTAGGAGGATATGGTAAAATAAATGATGATAACATTCGTTTTATCAATGATTTTAAAACAAATTTTGAAATTCCTTTAGACCCTGTTTATACAGGAAAAATGATGCAGAAGGTTTTTGAAATGATTGATGCAGATTATTTTTCTGCAGGAAGTAAAATACTGTGTTTTCATACAGGAGGATTGCAGGGTGTAGAGGGAGCTAATTTGCTTCTGGAAAAACAAAATAGAGATTTAATTATATAA
- a CDS encoding DUF5522 domain-containing protein, whose protein sequence is MAHFDIKEHEDFYYNEQGYKVFTEKFHLRRGYCCKSGCRHCPYGYDKKTDTFIKINKKNKYNEINGSQIP, encoded by the coding sequence ATGGCGCATTTTGATATCAAAGAGCATGAAGACTTTTACTATAATGAGCAGGGCTACAAAGTTTTTACAGAAAAATTCCACCTAAGACGTGGCTATTGCTGCAAAAGCGGATGCAGACACTGCCCTTACGGATACGATAAAAAGACAGATACATTTATAAAAATCAATAAAAAAAATAAATACAATGAAATTAATGGTTCGCAAATTCCCTAA
- a CDS encoding DUF4136 domain-containing protein gives MSKKYIFILLAATLGLSSCSPFKVRSDYAETANFTSYKTYKIRIDDLKLNDIDKDRVLNELSKQLQMKGLQSGESPDLIINVKANHKKVTDITTSNPGGMWGWGGGFGWGIGMNRTWSSNYNEGAIIVDMIDSKTNKLVWQGIGSGISVDRPQAKQKQIPQIVAEIMASYPPGMKK, from the coding sequence ATGAGCAAAAAATATATTTTTATTTTATTGGCGGCAACTTTGGGTTTATCTTCTTGCAGCCCCTTTAAAGTACGTTCAGATTATGCTGAAACTGCCAATTTCACTTCTTATAAAACGTATAAAATAAGAATTGACGATCTGAAATTGAATGATATTGATAAAGACAGAGTACTTAATGAACTGTCTAAACAATTACAAATGAAAGGTCTTCAGTCTGGTGAAAGTCCTGATTTGATTATTAACGTTAAAGCCAATCATAAAAAAGTAACCGACATCACTACGTCTAATCCCGGCGGAATGTGGGGATGGGGCGGTGGCTTCGGATGGGGTATCGGAATGAATAGAACCTGGTCTAGCAACTATAATGAAGGCGCAATCATCGTTGATATGATTGATTCTAAAACCAATAAACTGGTTTGGCAAGGTATCGGAAGCGGAATTTCTGTTGACAGGCCTCAGGCGAAACAAAAACAAATTCCTCAGATTGTAGCCGAAATTATGGCTAGCTATCCTCCGGGAATGAAGAAATAA
- the trxA gene encoding thioredoxin: MALEITDSSFQELVLKSDKPVLVDFWAVWCGPCRTLGPIIEEVATDFEGKAVVGKVDVDNNQEISMQYGIRNIPTVLIFKNGEVVDKLVGVTPKEIIAEKLSAHL; encoded by the coding sequence ATGGCTTTAGAAATTACGGACAGCTCGTTCCAGGAATTGGTTTTAAAATCAGACAAACCAGTATTGGTAGACTTTTGGGCAGTATGGTGCGGACCTTGCAGAACTTTGGGACCAATCATCGAAGAAGTGGCGACAGATTTTGAAGGGAAGGCTGTGGTAGGAAAAGTAGATGTAGATAACAATCAGGAAATTTCTATGCAGTACGGAATCAGAAACATCCCTACAGTTCTTATTTTTAAGAATGGCGAGGTTGTAGATAAACTAGTAGGTGTTACTCCAAAAGAGATCATCGCTGAGAAATTGAGCGCACACTTATAA
- a CDS encoding cysteine desulfurase family protein: MNKIYLDNAATTPLSEEVIDAMVETMKMNFGNPSSTHSFGQDAKILIENVRRQVAEYLHVSPAEIIFTSCGTESNNMIIKSSVSHLGVERIISSPMEHKCVSESILDMKKRKGVEVAYIRPNERGDIDLDKLEELLKASDKKTLVSLMHANNEIGNIADIKKIAELCKANSALFHSDTVQTMAHMSLDFSEIPVDFASCSAHKFHGPKGIGFAFIRKSSGLKGIITGGPQERSLRAGTENVSGIAGLGKALELSLKNMDAYTQHMQNIKQYTIDRLSEEIPGIRFNGRSSERDNSLYTVVSLLLPYKNPLIGLQLDMKGIAVSQGSACSSGASKPSMVMMMILSEDEMEDCTPLRVSFSHLTTKGEIDSFVEALKDISKDLIIENTNVEHR, from the coding sequence ATGAATAAAATATATTTAGATAATGCTGCTACAACGCCGCTTTCAGAAGAAGTTATCGATGCAATGGTAGAAACCATGAAGATGAATTTTGGAAATCCGTCATCAACACACAGTTTCGGGCAGGATGCCAAGATTTTAATCGAAAATGTAAGAAGGCAGGTAGCTGAGTATCTTCATGTAAGTCCGGCAGAAATTATTTTTACATCATGCGGAACTGAGTCTAATAATATGATCATCAAATCAAGTGTATCGCATTTGGGTGTTGAGAGAATCATCAGTTCGCCAATGGAGCACAAATGTGTTTCTGAAAGCATTTTGGATATGAAAAAAAGGAAAGGTGTGGAGGTTGCCTACATCCGTCCTAATGAAAGAGGAGATATCGATTTAGATAAACTTGAAGAATTATTGAAAGCTTCCGATAAAAAGACTTTGGTGAGTTTAATGCATGCTAATAATGAAATCGGGAATATTGCAGATATCAAGAAAATTGCTGAATTGTGCAAGGCAAACAGTGCTCTGTTTCACTCAGATACCGTACAGACAATGGCTCACATGAGTTTAGATTTTTCTGAAATTCCGGTGGATTTTGCTTCCTGCAGTGCACATAAATTTCATGGCCCAAAAGGTATAGGTTTTGCCTTTATCAGAAAGTCAAGCGGTTTAAAAGGAATTATCACCGGCGGACCTCAGGAAAGAAGCCTGAGAGCTGGTACGGAAAATGTGAGCGGTATCGCAGGTTTAGGCAAGGCTTTAGAGCTTTCACTTAAAAATATGGATGCCTATACCCAGCATATGCAGAATATTAAACAATATACCATTGACAGGCTTTCAGAAGAAATTCCGGGAATAAGGTTTAATGGGAGAAGTTCTGAGCGGGATAACAGTTTATATACAGTCGTGAGTCTTTTACTACCTTATAAAAACCCATTAATTGGTCTGCAGCTGGATATGAAAGGTATTGCAGTTTCACAGGGAAGTGCATGTTCATCCGGAGCTTCGAAGCCATCTATGGTCATGATGATGATATTGTCTGAGGACGAAATGGAAGATTGTACACCTTTGCGTGTTTCATTCAGCCACCTGACAACCAAAGGAGAGATTGATTCTTTTGTAGAAGCTTTAAAGGATATCTCTAAAGATCTGATCATAGAAAATACAAATGTTGAGCATAGATAA